Proteins from one Pagrus major chromosome 1, Pma_NU_1.0 genomic window:
- the nomo gene encoding LOW QUALITY PROTEIN: BOS complex subunit NOMO1 (The sequence of the model RefSeq protein was modified relative to this genomic sequence to represent the inferred CDS: deleted 1 base in 1 codon) — protein MEVDSVFFTDRSGRVTSNPLLDQLPSYQSLLYRRKSSAAGTKRRNSSRARLGSSGSGKWAVSTVSTVGKQEEKQKTQAEQRPIRELARPMAEKRVFNTQRLAEARDLSSWSQLRQSTRRLLRRLKEDGQEWLSSLKLWRGDIHLIEGMFGTGILSYFSFLRFLVMLNLIIFLLMFGFVMLPIIVAHHTSGNITYNPHDGSVCSLYPSSARRGLVIFHEHITDLLSGGGFLEQTYLFYGYYKVDKIHFPKMTYNLPLAYLLVTIAYLFLSLIWIVKRSATGFKRNLVQDEDRFQSFCNKIFAGWDFCITNENAAKLKRSSLLYELRTDLEEERIKQKIADRTRKEKCRIYVIRFILNLFVIGVLASCFYSIYVATIFSQKAQMNNVKVNFIVDLVNEYLPSIVITMANFITPLLFSVIINYEDYSPAFEIRFTLMRCVFMRLTSIGVLLFSLWSQITKCKEEPCVCGYNHLLYSCWETRVGQEMYKLTIFDFIIIVAVTIFVEFPRKLIVMYCDCGLAKWWGQQEFAIPQNVLEIVYGQTICWIGTFYSPLLPAICTIKYFFIFYIKKVSLVNNCRPATRPFRASSSNFFFLGVLLIGLALACLPVIVSVAQINCSQACGPFVNYNTSWEVVPTSVSQLPNGVQNLLYGLSSEAFAVSFFVVTCLAMFYVIALAGAHKRVINQLREQLVMEGRDKRFLIQKLCQAQKYSAIKSPGSRSQPRSSRSSRSSPSYHTSFANNFTESVFLAHPTPDSSTHQLSCYGTGGSVLLLGSTRDRQSAKMLRITIRADFGALWVLFCITYSQFLTVSSDDIVVACGGFVKSDVEINYSLIEIKLYTKQGSLKYQTDCAPINGYFMIPLYDKGDFVLKIEPPLGWSFEPTSVDLHVDGVSDICTKEEDINFVFTGFSVSGTVLSKGHLLGPAGVEVKLSQVGTEEKLQSVVTQPGGKYTFLKVLPGNYDITASHPSWTLEQSTTSVHVSNANAPAADHLVVGGYDVSGEVRSDGEPMKEVTFLLYSATVRREDVSGCNMSPVEGADPGDSSLIYMCSALSREDGTFVFPSLASGEYTVVPFYRGERITFDVAPSRMNFKVEHNSLKLEPIFRVMGFSVTGRVLNSVGGEGVPDATVSLNNQIKVLSKEDGSFRLENMTAGTYTIRVNKELMFFEPITVKIAPNTPQLPDIITAGFSVCGQISISRLPEGMKQQGRYKVTLTQQDQDKTSSKTIDSDPQGAFCFQAKPGDYSVHVSLPEAEVKAGLALQPQALQVSLVDQPLTDLLFTQFMASVSGKVYCLASCDDLSVTLQPVSRQGERRAVALSGSSDTLSFSFDNVLPGKYKVSISHEEWCWKHKSVEVEVLDSDALGVEFRQIGYILRCSLSHAITLEFFQDGSKPENVGVYNLSKGVNRFCLSKPGVYKVTPRSCHQFEQEFYTYDTSAPSILTLTAVRHHMTGLITTDKILDVTVTIKSSIESEPALVLGPLRSLEEQRQEQQLQEILLRRQERERRAAEEDGGARDDSPPIQERADELTGPFHYEFSYWARAGEKITVTPSSKELLFYPPEVEATITGESCPGRLVDIAGRAGLFLEGKVSPELQGVEISITERGAAAPLISVATNEMGAYSVGPLHSDRQYDISASKEGFVLSPVEGTQGDFKAFALAGVTFKIKSEDGHPLSGVLLSLSGGQFRSNLLTQDTGLLTFNNLSPGQYYFKPMMKEFRFEPASQMITVEEGQNLSIDITGIKTAYSCYGAVQSLSGDAERDVAVEAVGQGECSIYSEDTVTDEEGRFRLRGLLPGCKYLIQLRAEGNDHIERALPQHRAIEVGNTDIDGVNIIAFRQINQFDLSGNVHTSPEHLPTLSVKLYKSDNLDNPINSVSLGQSLFFHFPPLDRDGESYVLMLYSTLSRSQYDFTLPQVTFTSSGYHKHITLTFNPTRKVPDQDVAQGSYIALPLTLLLLLAAYNHEKVIPLLLQLVNRIQGVRSMAQASGDSAALDEAKRQAKRQKARRT, from the exons TCTTCTTCACTGATCGGAGTGGAAGAGTCACCAGTAACCCCCTGTTGGACCAGCTTCCCAGCTACCAGTCCCTGCTGTACCGCAGGAAGTCGTCGGCCGCTGGCACCAAGCGAAGAAACAGCTCTAGAGCGCGACTCGGCTCCTCCGGCAGTGGGAAATGGGCCGTGAGCACCGTGAGCACCGTCGGcaagcaggaggagaaacagaagaCTCAGGCGGAGCAGAGACCCATCCGGGAACTAGCCAGGCCCATGGCTGAGAAACGCGTATTCAA CACACAGCGCTTGGCGGAGGCTCGAGATCTCAGCAGTTGGAGCCAGTTGAGGCAAAGCACCCGCAGGCTTCTGAGGAGGCTGAAGGAGGACGGCCAAGAGTGGCTGAGCTCCCTGAAGCTTTGGAGGGGAGACATCCATCTGATAGAGG GGATGTTCGGCACCGGGATCCTGTCCTACTTCTCCTTCCTGCGCTTCCTGGTCATGCTCAACTTGATCATCTTTCTGCTCATGTTCGGCTTCGTCATGTTACCCATCATCGTAGCTCACCACACTTCAGGGAACATCACCTACAACCCGCACGATG GAAGTGTGTGCAGTTTGTATCCAAGCAGTGCCCGTCGAGGTCTGGTCATCTTTCATGAGCACATTACAGATCTGCTGTCTGGTGGA GGCTTTCTGGAACAGACTTATCTCTTCTACGGCTACTACAAGGTGGACAAAATACACTTTCCAAAGATGACCTATAATTTGCCGCTGGCCTACCTGCTAGTCACTATAGCCTACCTGTTCCTCAGTCTCATCTGGATTGTAAAAAG GTCTGCCACAGGGTTCAAACGTAACCTGGTCCAGGATGAGGATCGCTTTCAGAGCTTTTGCAACAAGATTTTTGCCGGCTGGGACTTCTGCATCACCAACGAGAACGCTGCGAAGCTGAAGAGAAGCAGTTTGCTCTATGAGCTCAGG ACGGatttggaggaggagaggatcaAACAGAAAATAGCAGATCGCACCCGCAAAGAGAAGTGTCGGATTTACGTCATCCGCTTCATCCTCAACCTGTTTGTCATCGGCGTTCTGGCTAGTTGCTTCTACAGCATTTATGTCGCCACCATCTTCTCCCAGAAAGCCCAGATGAATAATGTTAAG GTGAATTTTATCGTGGATCTCGTCAATGAGTATCTACCCTCCATTGTTATTACTATGGCCAACTTCAtcacccccctcctcttctccgtCATCATCAATTATGAGGACTACTCGCCCGCCTTTGAGATCCGCTTCACTCTCATGAG GTGTGTCTTCATGCGGTTGACCAGTATTGGGGttttgctcttctctctctggtcTCAGATCACTAAATGTAAAGAGGAGCCCTGCGTCTGTGGCTATAACCATTTGCTTTACTCT TGCTGGGAGACCCGTGTGGGTCAGGAGATGTACAAACTCACCATCTTTGACTTCATCATCATTGTCGCAGTCACCATCTTTGTGGAGTTTCccagaaa GCTGATAGTGATGTACTGTGACTGTGGCCTGGCTAAGTGGTGGGGCCAGCAGGAGTTTGCTATTCCTCAAAACGTGCTGGAGATCGTGTACGGTCAGACCATCTGCTGGATCGGCACGTTCTACAGCCCGTTGCTGCCCGCCATCTGCACCATTAAATACTTCTTTATCTTCTATATCAAAAAG GTCTCGCTGGTAAACAACTGCCGTCCTGCCACACGTCCGTTCCGAGCCTCCAGCTCCAACTTCTTCTTCCTGGGCGTGCTGCTGATAGGCCTGGCCCTGGCCTGCCTGCCAGTCATTGTTAGCGTAGCACA AATAAACTGCTCCCAGGCCTGTGGACCATTTGTTAATTACAACACCTCCTGGGAGGTGGTGCCAACTTCAGTATCCCAGCTACCAAACGGAGTCCAAAATCTGCTGTATGGCCTCTCATCAGAGGCCTTCGCTGTCTCCTTCTTTGTTGTCACATG TTTGGCCATGTTTTATGTGATCGCACTAGCTGGAGCTCACAAGAGAGTTATTAACCAACTAAGGGAGCAGCTAGTCATG GAGGGCCGTGACAAGCGTTTCCTGATCCAAAAGCTGTGCCAGGCCCAGAAGTACTCAGCGATCAAATCCCCAGGGTCCAGATCACAGCCccgcagcagcaggagcagcaggagcagcccCAGCTACCACACAAGCTTCGCCAACAACTTCACTGAAAGCGTGTTCCTGGCACACCCGACTCCCGACTCCTCCACACAT CAGCTCAGCTGCTACGGAACCGGAGGCAGCGTGCTGTTGCTCGGCTCAACGAGAGAT AGACAGTCAGCCAAAATGTTGAGAATAACGATCCGGGCAGACTTCGGAGCCCTTTGGGTTTTATTCTGTATCACCTATTCTCAGTTCTTGACCGTCTCCTCTGATGACATAGTGGTGGCATGCGGGGGATTTGTGAAATCCGACGTGGAAATCAACTACTCTCTGATCGAG ATTAAACTGTACACCAAACAAGGATCCTTGAAATATCAAACTGATTGTGCTCCAATCAATGGCTACTTCATGATCCCTCTCTATGACAAG GGAGACTTTGTTTTGAAGATTGAGCCTCCTCTTGGGTGGAGCTTTG AGCCGACCAGTGTCGACCTCCATGTGGATGGAGTGAGTGACATCTGTACGAAAGAAGAAGACATCAACTTTGTTTTCACAGGCTTTTCAGTCTCGGGAACG GTTCTGAGTAAAGGCCATCTCCTGGGCCCGGCCGGAGTAGAAGTCAAACTCAGCCAAGTGGGAACAGAAGAGAAACTCCAGAGTGTCGTCACACAGCCTGGAGGAAA GTATACCTTTTTGAAAGTACTCCCTGGAAACTATGACATCACGGCTTCCCATCCCTCCTGGACTCTGGAGCAG AGCACCACCTCAGTGCACGTCTCCAATGCCAATGCCCCGGCCGCCGACCATCTGGTAGTTGGAGGCTACGACGTCTCGGGGGAGGTCCGCAGTGATGGAGAGCCCATGAAAGAGGTCACCTTCCTGCTGTACTCAGCCACAGTCAGGAGAGAG GACGTCAGTGGCTGCAACATGTCCCCAGTGGAGGGAGCAGATCCTGGAGACAGCTCCCTGATCTACATGTGCAGCGCTCTATCCAGAGAGGACGGGACCTTCGTCTTCCCCTCACTGGCCAGCGGCGAGTACACTGTG GTGCCGTTctacagaggagagaggatcaCGTTTGATGTCGCTCCCTCGAGGATGAACTTCAAGGTGGAACACAACAGTTTGAAACTAGAG CCCATCTTCCGCGTCATGGGCTTCTCTGTGACGGGTAGAGTTCTCAACAGTGTCGGTGGGGAGGGCGTCCCCGATGCCACAGTGTCCCTCAACAACCAGATCAAAG TCCTCAGCAAGGAGGACGGTTCTTTCCGGTTGGAGAACATGACGGCTGGCACCTACACCATCCGCGTCAACAAGGAGCTCATGTTCTTTGAGCCAATCACAGTGAAGATCGCTCCCAACACACCCCAACTCCCTGACATCATCACAGCCGG GTTCAGCGTGTGTGGCCAGATCTCCATCAGCCGCCTGCCAGAGGGCATGAAGCAGCAGGGCCGCTACAAGGTCACTCTGACACAGCAGGACCAAGACAAGACCTCCAGCAAGACCATCGACTCCGATCCTCAGGGGGCCTTCTGCTTTCAGGCCAAACCTGGTGACTACAGTGTTCAT GTGTCTCTCCCCGAGGCGGAGGTGAAAGCCGGCCTGGCCTTGCAGCCTCAGGCCCTGCAGGTCTCCCTTGTGGACCAGCCCCTCACAGATTTACTCTTCACCCAATTCATGGCTTCTGTCTCCGGAAAAGTCTACTGCTTGG CATCATGCGATGACCTGTCGGTAACCCTGCAGCCAGTGAGTCgtcagggagagaggagggcgGTGGCTCTGTCCGGCAGCAGTGACACGCTCAGCTTCTCCTTTGACAATGTTTTACCTGGGAAATACAAAG TGAGTATTTCTCACGAGGAGTGGTGCTGGAAGCATAAGTCCGTGGAAGTGGAGGTTCTGGACTCCGACGCCTTGGGGGTGGAGTTCAGACAGATCGGCTACATCCTCCGCTGCTCCCTCTCGCATGCGATTACCTTG GAGTTCTTCCAAGACGGCAGCAAACCCGAGAACGTTGGCGTGTACAATCTCTCCAAGGGAGTGAACCGCTTCTGCCTCTCTAAGCCAG GTGTTTACAAAGTCACCCCTCGCTCCTGCCACCAGTTTGAGCAGGAGTTCTACACCTACGACAC CTCGGCCCCCAGCATCCTCACCCTCACCGCAGTGCGGCATCACATGACCGGGCTCATCACCACCGACAAGATCCTGGACGTCACCGTTACCATCAA ATCATCCATCGAGAGCGAGCCGGCGCTGGTGCTGGGCCCCCTGCGGAGCCTGGAGGAGCAGAGgcaggagcagcagctgcaggagatTCTGCTGCGCCGTCAGGAACGAGAGCGCCGCGCTGCTGAAGAGGACGGAGGAGCCCGGGATGATAGCCCTCCTATCCAAGAGAGAGCTGACGAGCTGACGGGACCCTTCCACTATGAGTTCTCCTACTGGGCCAG GGCTGGAGAGAAGATCACAGTGACGCCCTCCTCCAAGGAACTGCTGTTCTACCCTCCAGAGGTAGAAGCCACGATCACTGGAG AGTCGTGTCCAGGTCGGCTGGTGGACATCGCAGGGCGTGCAGGTCTCTTCCTGGAGGGCAAGGTGTCACCAGAGCTACAGGGTGTGGAGATCTCCATCACGGAAAGAGGAGCTGCTGCACCGCTCATCAGTGTGGCCACTAATGAGATGGGAGCATACAG tGTGGGTCCACTCCACAGCGACCGGCAGTATGACATCAGCGCCAGTAAAGAAGGCTTCGTCCTGAGTCCGGTGGAGGGAACCCAGGGAGACTTCAAAGCGTTCGCTCTGGCTGGTGTCACCTTCAAG ATCAAATCAGAGGATGGTCACCCCCTGTCAGGTGTGCTCCTGTCTCTAAGTGGAGGACAGTTTCGCTCCAACCTGCTGACCCAGGACACCGGCCTGCTCACCTTCAACAACCTG agtCCCGGTCAGTACTACTTCAAGCCCATGATGAAGGAGTTCCGCTTCGAGCCAGCGTCTCAGATGATCACAGTGGAGGAGGGTCAAAACCTCAGCATTGATATAACCGGCATCAAGACTGCTTACag CTGCTACGGAGCGGTGCAGTCTCTGAGTGGGGACGCAGAGAGGGACGTGGCCGTGGAGGCGGTGGGACAGGGAGAGTGTAGCATCTACAGCGAGGACACCGTCACTGATGAGGAGGGTCGCTTCAGACTCAGGGGTCTGCTG CCTGGTTGCAAATATCTCATTCAGCTGCGAGCTGAAGGCAACGACCACATAGAGAGGGCCTTACCACAACACAGAGCTATAGAG GTGGGCAACACTGATATCGACGGGGTCAACATCATCGCCTTCAGGCAAATTAATCAGTTTGACCTCAGTGGAAACGTCCACACGTCTCCTGAACATCTCCCCACACTATCG GTGAAGCTTTACAAGAGTGACAATCTGGACAACCCAATCAACAGTGTCTCTCTGGGACAGTCACTCTTCTTCCACTTCCCTCCTCtggacagagatggagag AGCTACGTGCTGATGCTTTACTCCACGTTGTCGCGCTCGCAGTACGACTTCACTCTGCCTCAGGTCACCTTCACCTCCAGTGGCTACCACAAGCACATCACACTCACCTTCAACCCCACT CGTAAAGTGCCTGACCAGGATGTTGCCCAGGGCTCCTACATAGCTCTGCCCctcactctgctgctcctgttaGCTGCGTACAACCACGAGAAG GTAATCCCCCTCCTGTTACAGCTGGTGAATCGTATCCAGGGAGTGAGGAGCATGGCCCAGGCCAGCGGGGACAGCGCCGCTCTGGACGAAGCCAAACGTCAGGCCAAGAGACAGAAGGCCAGGCGTACATGA